Within the Chloroflexota bacterium genome, the region TTCATATCGTGCGTGAAGGGGAATCCTGCCGCCTGCGTCGCCTCCAAGAAGGCGCTCGGCACGCGCATCAGCTCGTCTTGGTTGTACCGCCGCACAGGAATCGGGCCGTCCGAGCCGTGAAAGTCATCGCCGTGAAAGTCTAGATCGTCTTCCATCTTGCGGAAGTATGGCAGCAGTTTGACGAACGCCCACTCGTCGTTGCCTTCGGCCGCCCAGCCGTCATAATCTTCCGGAATGCCGCGGAAATATACTTGCCCGTTGATCGCGCTCGACCCGCCGGTTACCTTGCCGCGTGGCAGTCTGAACGACGGTCGTTCCGGCGTCGCCTGCGCTTCGTAGCCCCATGTATGCTCATCGACATCGGCTTGATGATACCAAGGCAGCACACCATACTTGATATGCTCCGGCAGCCGCTCGAAATCCGGGTAGTCCGGCCCAGCCTCAAGCAGCAATACGGAGCGCCCGGAGTCTTCCGATAGCCTGCTCGCGAGCGTGCTGCCCGCCGAGCCGGCGCCGATGATAACCGTGTCGTATCGCATAGATTGCCCCCATGGAACTGGTTGCTCGTTGTGCTTGTTCGTACCACCTGTAGCCTAGCACCGCACTATACACCGCAAGCGGTGTCTCAAACAACCAAGATATTCGGGGCGATAATAGCAATTATGACGCTGGATTTTAGTGTGCGAGACTTGACTTACCCGTTGATATACATTATAAGTATGCCCCATACGGATGCTCCGATACTGCGGAGCGTGAAATCTAGTGTGTAACCCCGAAGTCCATCGCCTGGCGAAAGGAATATCAGGAGGGTAAGGATGAACTGGAAACCTACTATAATATTGGGCGTCTTGGCAGTGTTCGCGCTGTTACTGGCGGCATGCGGTGGCGCAGCGCCTGCGCCAACGACACCCGCAGCACCGGCTCAACCTGCACCCGCAGCGGCAGCACCGGCAGTGGCACCAGCCGCGCCCGCACAAGCACCACAAGCACCACAAGCACCGGCCGCACCGGCACCAGCCGCGCCTGCGGCTCCTGCGGCAATGGCGGCTACGCCAGTTGTTCAGGCGGTAACCGCGCCACAGACTTTCCAGCCGACGGCGGCTCCGAGAAGACAAGCAGCGATGATGGAAGAATCGACAAAGCCCGCCGGCACACTGGTTGTTGCAATCACCAGTGTCGCTTCACCTAGCGGCTTCCCCACAGACTGCTTGTGGTGCGCATCCCTAACCGTTGTCTCCGCCCAAGAATCCTTGCTGCAGACTTCGCGTGGCGATGATGGTGGAATCACGGCTGCACCTTGGCTAGCACGGGGCTGGGAAACAGCACCCGACTTTTCCTACACCGATTTCAATCTGAATGAGGGCGTGCAGTTCCACAGAGGTTGGGGCGAACTTACTTCCGAAGACATTATGTGGACATACCACGCTCTGATGCCTTCCTTCACAGAGGAAGCGCGGCACGACAGCTCTGCTGAGATTGACCTCGCTATCAAGGAAGTCGAGCCGGTCGATCCTTACACGGCACGCTTCCACTGGGATGCTTTTGCGGGCCACACTCTTACCGCGCTCTTCACCGACGCCAATGAGGGAACTGGCATGTTCCCCAAGATTCAGACAGTTATGGAGAACAAAGGCTTCGCGACTGAAGACGAAGCCGAAGAGTGGATGCGCACTAACATCACCGGCACCGGCTCGTTCCAGATGGACGGCTGGGTTGTGCAGAACGGCATGTTCCTGACTGCATTCGTCGATCACTGGGATAAGGTCCCCTTCGTCGAGAAGGTCCGAATCCTAGAGGTTCCTGAAGCTTCTACCCGCAGGGCGATGCTCGAAAGCGGCGAGGCACAGATTGCCGGTCTTGCGCTGAAAGACTGGCCGGCACTGCTGGAAACAGGTCAGTTCCTGCAGTCCCCTGAGGGCTCGAAGAACATCCACGGCTTCCCGTTCGGAGGTAACTACTGGGAGTGGACGCACGCAATCACGGGCGACGACCTGCCCGAGACTCTGCGAGACACGTCCTTGCCTTGGGTAGGCGACCCGTATGAGAATAGCCCTGGCGTATTTGACGAGAATACCGACTCGATGCAGCGCTCATTGAAGGTGCGCCGCGCACTGTCGATGGCTATCGACCGCGACACCATCAACGAGATTATTCTGAACGGTCTGGGCAATCGCCAAGACCTGGGTGGTCAGTGGGATACCGACCCGGTTTGGGTCGAGAACGCGGACAAGTGGCAGTACGGCTACGACGTCGAACAGGCGAAGATGCTCCTAGACGAAGCCGGTTACAGCGATGGCTTTGAAGTGAACTTCTGGGCGGGATTGAATGGCGAAGACATTGAAATGTCCGAGGCAATCGCCGCAGACTGGCTGAACAATTTCAACATCACCGCAGTCCACGACCGCAGAACATACAGCACGATTCGCCCCAGCCTAGTAACTAGGACATTCCCCGTTCTCAGGATGCACGGCTGCTGTGGCTGGCCGGGAACCTGGCCCATCGAGTTCATTTGGAGCTCGTACGGCAGGGGTGGTTATAACCACGGACTCGAGCTTCCGAAGGCATCAGAAGTGAACGGCTTTAAGCAGTCGAACACAGATCCGGACGAGCTGAAGGCAAAGGCTGTCGAAATGCGGCAGTACCTGTATGACTGGGCACTCCTTCCTGCAATCGTTGCAGCACCCGGCAGGATGATATATGACTCCGAAGCAGTCGAATCGTGGCAGATGCGCCCGTTCCTCCAATTCAGGCATGACGGAATCCATGACCTGGAATGGGTTAAGCTGCGATAGTTTCGATTCCACGCATTGGTAGAAGTGGCGGTGTCTGGACTTCGATTGCTGGACACCGCTATCCCCCTGCTGCATGAGAGGCAATAATGCGAACTTTCATAATTCGCAGATTTCTCACTTCAATACTGACACTATTGGGCGCCGCGCTTTTCGTATTCAGCGTATCGCGCATACTTGGCGATCCAAGAGTGTTGCTGCTTCCTGACCAAGCATACGGCATCACACAAGAACAGTGGGACGAGCTAGCGCGACAGCTCCATCTGGACAAGCCGATACCAGTGCAGTTCGGAATCTGGCTCGGCCAGCTGCTTACCGGAGACCTTGGCAGAGACCTCGCCGACAGGCAATTGATTGCACCGAAACTTCCACAGAAGGTCGGACCTACGCTGAAACTAGCTCTATCAGCGTTCATCATTTCTACTCTAGTCGGCGTGCCGCTCGGTGTCCTTTCCGCCGTCAAGCGAGGTAGCGTCCCGGACTACATAGGCAGAGCATTCGCCCTGCTTGGGCAAGCATTGCCCACATTCTGGGTCGGTATTGTCGGCATTCTAGTCTTTTCCGTGTGGTTAGGCTGGTTACCAAGCGGAACTATGGGCGAAGGGTTTTCCATAAAGCACTACATAATGCCAACGGCGACGTTGGCGTGGTTCGGCGCGGCTGGGTATGTACGGCTTGTGAGATCGGCGATGCTTGAAGTCCTAGATTCCGAATATGTCAAACTGGCGAGGGCAAAGGGCGTCAGCACAAGAACTATCATCTGGAAGCACGCCTTCAAAAACGCCGCAATCGCGCCGTTAACCCTGTCCGGCTTGCTGCTGGCGGGCTTTATCACCGGCTCTATTTCGGTCGAAACCGTATTCGCGTGGCCAGGCCTGGCTCGCTTCGGCATTGAAGCGGTATGGACGAACAACTTCACGGTTCTTGCCGTACTCGTCATAATTTTCACCGGAGCGTTCGTGCTGCTCAACTTCTTGGCTGACATACTGTACGCCTTCATAGATCCACGAATTCGCTTCTCATAAAGGGAATAATAAAACGGCTATGGCACAGGCAGAAATTCAAGCAGACATTGAAATCTCCGTCCCCTCTACGAGGGCAACCGGAATTGCCGGCGTTTTCCAGTTCCTGAACAGGTGGCCGGTCATACCTGGTGTAATACTGAGCGTCATGGTTATCGTGGCGCTATTCGCACCGTGGGTTTCGCCCCACAGCCCTTATGAGAACAACCTGCGCGCCCGTAACACACCTCCGGTTTGGTACGAAGAAGGCGGTTCTTGGTCGTATCCACTCGGGGCGGACACAATCGGACGCGACCTGTTAAGCAGGCTAATCTATGGCGCACGCATTTCCCTGGCGGTAATGGCGATCGCCCTTATCACAGGGACGATCGTAGGCACCGCGCTGGGTCTAATCGCAGGCTATTTTGGAGGGTTGATTGACGAGGTGATTATGCGCCTCGTTGACATATTCTTAGGCATTCCGTTCGTCTTAATGGCTATGGCGGTAGCCGTGGTGATGGGCGCAAGCTTAACTACAATGATGGTCATGCTCGCGTTACTCACTTGGTCGGGTTTCGTACGCAATGTGCGTGGCGAGGTACTGTCATTGCGCGAACGCGACTATGTGGCCCTTGCACGGGTTGCGGGAGCATCGCTTCCACGCATTTTGGTCATTCACATACTTCCCGGCGTTATCAACACAGTCGTCGTTATCGCAACACTGCGATCGGGACAGCTCATCTTGGCGGAAGCGTTCCTAAGCTTCATTGGTGCCGGCATCCCACCGCCAACGCCCACTTGGGGCGCGATGATAGCAGATGGCAGAAACTACTTACGCGACGCGTGGTGGATTTCCTTCTTCCCAGGCTTCGCTATATTCCTCACAGTCATGTCCTTAAACTTCATGGGCGACTGGTTGCGGGACAAGTTGGATCCCCGGCTGCGGCAGCTTTCGAGTTAGGCTGTGAGCAGCGGACTGTGTGTCATTTGCGAGCGCCCATCGTGAGGTGGGCGCTCATTTTTGGTCTTTTCTTGACCTTGCGCGCCTGGTATGGATACAATACACGCAGACTATTTTGTTCGCACACGCCTTTGAACTACACTGAGGACGCCGACTCTTGGGAACCGCGTAGTACGCTCGTATCTGGAACATCACTTGACTATGAAGCCTCCCGTTGCTATTGGAGCAACGCAGGAGGCATTTGTTTGTCCCAAAATATCCGCACTTCAGCGTAGCATGACAACGACAATCATAGCACGCCGGGTCCTAGACTACACCGGCGGCTACGGAGGATGATAGAGAATGATTCTTAAGCAGGATTCAGACATCGCCGAACTGCGCGGGCGCATTCGCCATTCGGCGGCACACATCATGGCGGATGCAGTTACGCAGCTTTACCCGGACATCAAGCTCGCCATCGGGCCGCCTACCGATGATGGCTTTTACTACGACTTCCTCGCGCCCGAGCCGTTCCGCGACGAAGACTTGAAGCGCATCGAACGACGAATGAGAGGCGTCATCGCCAGAGACCTGCCGTTCGAGTACAGAGAATATCCGCGCGACGAAGCGCTGCAGCTGCACTCTGAAGAACCATTGAAACTCGAGGTTATCAACGAAAT harbors:
- a CDS encoding ABC transporter permease, coding for MRTFIIRRFLTSILTLLGAALFVFSVSRILGDPRVLLLPDQAYGITQEQWDELARQLHLDKPIPVQFGIWLGQLLTGDLGRDLADRQLIAPKLPQKVGPTLKLALSAFIISTLVGVPLGVLSAVKRGSVPDYIGRAFALLGQALPTFWVGIVGILVFSVWLGWLPSGTMGEGFSIKHYIMPTATLAWFGAAGYVRLVRSAMLEVLDSEYVKLARAKGVSTRTIIWKHAFKNAAIAPLTLSGLLLAGFITGSISVETVFAWPGLARFGIEAVWTNNFTVLAVLVIIFTGAFVLLNFLADILYAFIDPRIRFS
- a CDS encoding ABC transporter permease; protein product: MAQAEIQADIEISVPSTRATGIAGVFQFLNRWPVIPGVILSVMVIVALFAPWVSPHSPYENNLRARNTPPVWYEEGGSWSYPLGADTIGRDLLSRLIYGARISLAVMAIALITGTIVGTALGLIAGYFGGLIDEVIMRLVDIFLGIPFVLMAMAVAVVMGASLTTMMVMLALLTWSGFVRNVRGEVLSLRERDYVALARVAGASLPRILVIHILPGVINTVVVIATLRSGQLILAEAFLSFIGAGIPPPTPTWGAMIADGRNYLRDAWWISFFPGFAIFLTVMSLNFMGDWLRDKLDPRLRQLSS